Proteins encoded by one window of Cannabis sativa cultivar Pink pepper isolate KNU-18-1 chromosome 4, ASM2916894v1, whole genome shotgun sequence:
- the LOC133036493 gene encoding protein Ycf2-like, which translates to MMQNGSCSIVDQRFLYEQYKSEFEEGEGEGEGVLDPQRIEEDLFNHIVWAPRIWRPWGFRYNQIESPNELGFPYWARSFRGKRIIYDEEDGLQQNDSEFLQSGTMQYQTRDRSSKEQGFFRISQFIWDPADPLFFLFKDQPFVSVFSHREFFADEEMSKGLLTSQTDLPTSIYKRWFIKNTQEKYFELLIYRQRWLRTNSSLSNGFFRSNTPSESYQYLSKLFLSNGTLLDHGAEITIDNPNLRWIPLFHHIEPTNRGGFIQSHSLGS; encoded by the coding sequence ATGATGCAAAATGGATCTTGTTCTATCGTTGATCAGAGATTTCTCTATGAACAATACAAATCGGAGTTTGAAGAAGGGGAAGGAGAAGGAGAAGGAGTCCTCGACCCGCAACGGATAGAGGAGGATTTATTCAATCACATAGTTTGGGCTCCTAGAATATGGCGCCCTTGGGGTTTTCGATACAATCAAATAGAAAGCCCCAACGAATTGGGATTTCCCTATTGGGCCAGGTCATTTCGGGGCAAGCGGATCATTTATGATGAAGAGGATGGGCTTCAACAGAATGATTCGGAGTTCTTGCAGAGTGGAACCATGCAGTACCAGACACGAGATAGATCTTCCAAAGAACAAGGCTTTTTTCGAATAAGCCAATTCATTTGGGACCCTGCAGATCCACTCTTTTTCCTATTCAAAGATCAGCCCTTTGTCTCTGTGTTTTCACATCGAGAATTCTTTGCAGATGAAGAGATGTCAAAGGGGCTTCTTACTTCCCAAACAGATCTTCCTACATCTATATATAAACGCTGGTTTATCAAGAATACGCAAGAAAAGTACTTCGAATTGTTGATTTATCGCCAGAGATGGCTTAGAACCAATAGTTCATTATCTAATGGATTTTTCCGTTCTAATACTCCATCTGAGAGTTATCAGTATTTATCAAAGCTGTTCCTATCTAACGGAACGCTATTGGATCATGGAGCTGAAATAACTATTGATAACCCAAATCTTCGGTGGATCCCCCTTTTCCATCACATAGAACCAACGAATAGAGGAGGATTTATTCAATCACATAGTTTGGGCTCCTAG